A single window of Pyrus communis chromosome 10, drPyrComm1.1, whole genome shotgun sequence DNA harbors:
- the LOC137747584 gene encoding leucine-rich repeat receptor-like serine/threonine-protein kinase BAM1, translated as MRLLFFLLLLLLHHHSLSAIAMSNYRALLSLKSSITSDPNSALSTWTPTTSHCTWSGVTCDSSRRYVTSLDLSGLDLTGTLSPDLAHLRFLANLTLADNQFSGPIPPEISALSGLRLLNLSNNVFNTTFPPQLSNLTRLTVLDLYNNNLTGDLPVSVTHMTSLRHLHLGGNFFSGQIPPEFGRFPFLEYLAVSGNELGGPIPPEIGNLTTLKELYIGYFNSYEGGIPPEIGNLSNLVRFDAANCNLTGEIPPEVGRLQNVDTLFLQVNALSGSLTLELGYLKSLKSMDLSNNVFTGEIPGSFSELKNLTLLNLFRNRLHGAIPDFIGDLPELQVLQLWENNFTGSIPQGLGKNGKLQILDLSSNKLTGTLPPDMCFGNNLQTLITLSNFLFGPIPESLGRCDSLSRIRMGDNYLNGSIPKGLLSLPKLTQVELQDNLLDGSFPETDSISGNLGQISLSNNRLSGSLPPSIGNFSGVQKLLLDGNKFSGRIPPEIGRLQQVSKMDFKHNKFMGPITPEISHCKLLTFVDLSRNELSGEIPKEITGMRILNYLNLSRNHLVGSIPSSISTMQSLTSVDFSYNNLSGLVPGTGQFSYFNYTSFLGNPDLCGPYLVPCKDGVANGTHQPHVKGALTASLKLLLVIGLLLCSIIFAVAAIIKARSLKKASDSRAWKLTAFQRLDFTVDDVLDSLKEDNIIGKGGAGIVYKGAMPSGDNVAVKRLPAMSRGSSHDHGFNAEIQTLGRIRHRHIVRLLGFCSNHETNLLVYEYMPNGSLGEVLHGKKGGHLHWDTRYKIAIEAAKGLCYLHHDCSPLIVHRDVKSNNILLDSNFEAHVADFGLAKFLQDSGTSECMSAIAGSYGYIAPEYAYTLKVDEKSDVYSFGVVLLELVSGRKPVGEFGDGVDIVQWVRKMTDSNKEGVLKILDPRLPSVPLHEVMHVFYVAMLCVEEQAVERPTMREVVQILTELPKAPGSKLVEDSAITESSPPPATTASESPGTTSKDTKDQPPLQSPPPDLLSI; from the exons ATGCGgctccttttcttcctcctcctcctcctcctccaccaccactcTCTCTCCGCCATCGCAATGTCCAACTACCGCGCCCTCCTCTCCCTCAAGTCCTCCATAACCTCCGACCCCAACTCCGCCCTTTCCACCTGGACCCCCACCACCAGCCACTGCACTTGGTCCGGCGTCACCTGCGACTCCTCCCGCCGCTACGTCACCTCCCTCGACCTCTCCGGCCTCGACCTCACCGGCACTCTCTCCCCTGACCTCGCCCACCTCCGCTTCCTCGCCAACCTCACCCTCGCTGATAACCAGTTCTCGGGTCCCATCCCGCCTGAGATCTCCGCCCTCTCCGGCCTCCGCCTCCTCAACCTCTCCAACAACGTCTTCAACACCACCTTCCCCCCTCAGCTCTCCAACCTCACCCGCCTCACCGTCCTCGACCTCTACAACAACAACCTCACCGGTGACCTCCCCGTCTCCGTCACCCACATGACCTCCCTCCGCCACTTGCATTTGGGCGGCAACTTCTTCTCCGGCCAGATCCCTCCCGAGTTCGGCCGCTTCCCATTCCTCGAGTACTTAGCCGTCTCCGGCAACGAACTCGGCGGCCCAATACCCCCCGAAATTGGAAACTTAACCACCTTGAAAGAGCTCTACATCGGCTACTTCAACAGCTACGAAGGCGGAATACCGCCCGAAATTGGAAACTTGTCCAATCTCGTCCGCTTCGACGCCGCCAACTGTAACTTAACTGGAGAGATCCCGCCGGAAGTGGGTCGACTGCAAAATGTCGACACCCTGTTTCTCCAGGTCAATGCTCTTTCCGGGTCGTTGACACTCGAGCTGGGTTACCTCAAGAGCTTGAAATCCATGGACTTATCCAACAACGTGTTTACGGGCGAGATTCCGGGTTCCTTTTCGGAGCTCAAGAACTTGACCCTTTTGAATCTCTTCCGAAACAGGCTCCATGGCGCCATTCCCGACTTTATCGGCGACTTGCCGGAGCTCCAGGTGTTGCAGCTCTGGGAGAACAACTTCACCGGCAGCATACCTCAGGGTCTGGGCAAAAATGGGAAGCTCCAAATTCTCGACCTTTCGTCGAACAAGTTGACGGGAACTCTCCCTCCCGATATGTGTTTCGGGAACAATCTCCAGACCCTCATCACTCTGTCAAACTTCCTTTTCGGGCCGATTCCCGAGTCGCTTGGCCGGTGCGATTCGCTGAGTCGGATTCGAATGGGTGACAACTACCTCAACGGGTCGATTCCGAAAGGGCTGCTTAGTTTGCCCAAGCTTACACAAGTCGAGTTGCAGGATAATCTCTTAGACGGTTCGTTTCCCGAGACAGATTCAATCTCGGGGAATCTCGGCCAGATTAGTCTCTCCAATAACCGGCTTTCCGGGTCTCTTCCGCCCAGCATCGGCAACTTCTCCGGCGTCCAGAAGCTTCTTCTCGACGGAAACAAGTTCTCGGGTCGAATTCCACCCGAGATTGGGCGATTACAGCAGGTATCCAAGATGGATTTCAAGCACAACAAGTTCATGGGTCCCATAACCCCCGAAATCAGCCATTGCAAGCTCTTGACATTCGTCGATCTCAGCCGAAACGAGCTCTCCGGCGAGATTCCGAAGGAGATTACTGGTATGAGGATACTGAACTACCTCAACCTGTCGAGAAACCATCTTGTGGGCAGCATTCCGTCGTCTATATCCACAATGCAGAGCCTGACATCTGTGGACTTTTCGTATAACAATCTTTCGGGTTTGGTTCCGGGGACCGGTCAGTTCAGTTACTTCAATTACACATCGTTTCTGGGAAACCCCGATCTCTGCGGTCCCTATTTGGTTCCCTGCAAAGACGGGGTTGCCAATGGCACTCACCAACCTCATGTCAAAGGTGCACTCACTGCTTCACTGAAGCTGTTGCTTGTTATTGGGTTGCTTCTGTGCTCGATCATATTCGCTGTTGCAGCGATAATCAAGGCCCGGTCGTTGAAGAAAGCAAGCGATTCCCGAGCTTGGAAACTGACTGCATTCCAACGGTTGGACTTCACGGTTGATGATGTGTTGGATTCGTTGAAGGAGGACAACATTATTGGGAAAGGAGGGGCTGGGATTGTGTACAAAGGAGCTATGCCTAGTGGTGACAATGTGGCTGTCAAAAGACTCCCTGCAATGAGCAGAGGCTCCTCCCACGACCACGGATTCAACGCCGAAATCCAAACTCTTGGTCGAATTCGGCACAGGCACATTGTTCGACTATTGGGTTTCTGTTCGAATCACGAGACAAATCTTTTGGTCTATGAGTACATGCCCAATGGGAGCTTGGGTGAAGTTCTTCATGGTAAGAAAGGGGGTCACTTGCATTGGGACACAAGGTACAAAATCGCCATTGAGGCTGCGAAGGGTCTATGCTATCTTCACCACGACTGCTCGCCTTTGATCGTCCACAGGGACGTGAAGTCGAATAACATCCTTCTCGACTCCAATTTCGAAGCTCATGTTGCTGATTTCGGCCTTGCCAAGTTCCTGCAGGATTCCGGAACATCCGAATGCATGTCCGCAATTGCTGGTTCTTATGGATATATTGCTCCAG AGTATGCATACACGTTGAAGGTTGATGAGAAGAGCGACGTTTATAGCTTCGGTGTGGTTCTCTTGGAGCTTGTTAGCGGCAGGAAACCGGTTGGTGAATTTGGGGACGGAGTAGACATAGTCCAGTGGGTGCGAAAAATGACAGACTCAAACAAGGAAGGAGTCCTCAAAATCCTTGACCCTAGACTCCCTTCAGTTCCTCTCCATGAGGTTATGCACGTATTTTACGTTGCAATGCTGTGCGTGGAAGAACAAGCAGTGGAGCGTCCAACAATGCGAGAAGTGGTTCAAATTCTAACCGAGCTTCCAAAGGCACCTGGCTCAAAACTGGTAGAGGATTCAGCCATCACAGAGTCCTCCCCTCCCCCTGCCACTACTGCATCAGAGTCTCCAGGTACAACGTCAAAAGACACGAAAGACCAGCCACCACTGCAGTCTCCGCCGCCTGATCTTCTTAGCATATGA